AGCACAAAGTCCAGTGGGGTGAACCCAACCGCTCCACAAACTGATACAAAGTCCCCAAAGAATGGCATTGCGGCGGCAACAAGGGTGATCGTCGCCATGTATGCAGAGGTGTACATCAGTCGCCACAGCCATGCTCTGTACGCCATATTCTTCGCCTGAATGCGCTCTTCGAAGTGCGCGTATGTCGGCCTGCAGTATATCTttgtgaagaagaagaagtagagtTAGTTACTGGATGGTTGGCAAGAATTTCCTGATGGAAGTAGGAGGTTTGCCATAAGTTACAGTTACCTGAAAGCAACCTGTGATCTGAACAACTGCAAATATGTTTGCCATTACAATTGCCCATCTTGGAACGGTCAGGGAGGACAAGATGTATGGCTGGACTCCAGAGCCGAATGCCCAATAGCCACTGAATGCCAGTGTCCAGTAGGACACGACGATCAATGTGTACGCCGTCGACACACCCTTGTACATGTTTGTTGTTGCCGGTTCTCGCACAGTGCTCTGCATTTCAGCCAATTTTATGCAAACAATGATTGTTTGTACACTAAGTTCATCGATATGGACAGAATTTCAGATGGGCACCTGGATTTCTGGCAGCATTGCGTCACCAAATGAGAAGGCTATTGTGCCCAATGCATTGAAACCTCTGAAGACCTTGGTTGCGGTGCTTCCTTGCAGACTGTAACCCACATCATTTCGGTCAATCCGATATCCTGCAGTAGAGGATGCCGTCGATTCCTTTCATCTTCAGTAATTTCAGTACTTTATGTATGCAGAATAAAAATTTACTGAATTTTACCATCGTATATCGTGACACCGATGGCCGTCCCTGCAAACCCAATGGTGGAAGCAGTGCAGGTAGCATTCACCCACCGGAGCGAATGGATGTCAGGAAGCTGCGAGAGAAACAGCTCGAGCATGCCGAAGAGGAGGATGAAGTGCTGCAGCGTCATCGCGCCGTGGTCGGCGGCGTAGTAGTGCTTGTAGACGGCCTTGAGGCTGCTGCCGGCCGCAATCTGGATCGCAATGTTGTTGCCAACCGAGGCCACTTGCTGGAAGAATGACACATACCAGTAGCCCCATGGACCTGATCAACAAAGTACAGAGTCACTATCAAAGGTAAATTTTCACAAACTGATGTGATGTTAACAGTTGCTTGTTGAATCATAAGTGCACCATTGATGAGAATTACAGTTAAATGATCAAAAGAACATTTCTCTCAGTAACTTTCTTTTGCAACAATAAAAAAGGTTTCTGCAGTTAACAGTATCGTCAGATGGTAACTATTTGTTGGAAGAAAAAATTGCACTGACCAAATATGCTTTGTGCGAGCAGCCGGTAGCTGGTGTGCTTCTCTCCGTTCCACTGCCACAGTGAGGCAACGGCCAGGCTCGAACACCAGGTGACCAGCGTCCCTATCACCAAGCAGCAAACACCTGTGGGAAAAACAGAACTGCTAATCACCCGATCAAAAATAACCAACCAGAGAATCTACACCATATGGCGCTGCTAACCCAGAGGCCAGCCCAGGGATGCAAGAGCAAAGGGCAGGGGAGCGTAGGCTGCCGGCGTGGCGATCGTCGTCGCCACGTGGAACGCCGCGTGTCTCCACGTGCCCTTCCCTTCCTTGGCGCCGCCGTCCTTGTCCACGCCGGCTTCGCCGGGCTGGTAGTCCTCCTGGGCACCGCCTCTCGCCGTCGCCGGCGACATGCCCACTGCTGCTGCTTCTCTTCACTGGACTTTGGAGTAAGAAGAGCTTGAGAGCGAGTGATCCAGTAGCTTATGTCACGCCTCTTATCTTGTGTTGACGTAGGCGGTTTCTGCACCGATCGAAGAGCAGAAGCCAGAAGAGGAGAAAGATGGGCTCGTATTGGATTGGAGTAGCGTGGAAACGGAATACATGCTTTGGAATGGGAAAACAAAAACTAACCGCTTCTTTCCAAGCATATGCTATTGCTTTGTGAGGAAAGTTAGAGCCATATATTATTACCAAGGACTAAACAAAGATTCAGTTCATTTCATTTTGACTGAACAACAGAAAAAAGGATTTTGAACTGAAAAATGTCATGTCAACTTAATAACATCCCCATGAAAAAATAGACATGGCAACTAGGAAAGCACTCCTTTTATTTATGTAAGAAAGTCACAACTTCATCGCGgagccgcccccccccccccccccccccccctcccccgcgTCGCCTTCAGGGGCGGCTCGGGCGGAACCCTAGATtgagccgccgccgacccccccccccccccccccccatccctGACTCTCCCTTGCCGTCGCCGGATGAGGTCGCCGGACTAAGTCCACGcagcggacggcggcggcggggcatcTCCTTGTCCTGTGGCTGAATCTCGCGGTGGAGGGAGGCTCGCCCTCCGGTGATGCGTCGTTGCGGGCTCTGCGGCGGTGCTCTCCAGGGCTGCGTCTCCGGCGGCAGCTGCCGAGGTATCGGCGTCGACGGGTCACTGGGCTGCGGCCCGGTGCTCTCACCGGTGCGTCGGGGCGGGGTGGCGGCCCCCCTTCCAGCCATCTGGAGGCTCCTCCACGCGCGTGCTCTGGATGGTGCTGCGTTGCCGGCGGCTGCTGCCGTGGTGACGGCACCGACGAGCTCTTGGGCTATGCCTCGGTGCTCTCGCCGGCGCGTCGGGGCGGGGTGGCGGCCCCCCTTCCTGCCTTTTGGAGGCCTTCGCGCGCGGACCGATCTCTAGTGGCCTGTGCGTTGGTGCCGCAGCAGGAGGTTGCTGGATCTGTCTTCGGATTCGGCTCGCCTGTGTCTGCCGGCGGCGAGGTGGTTGCTCTTGCGTGGGATGGCGTCGTCTCCATGCTTGAGGTGCTTGGACCAGCGGGTGTGCGGGCCTGTGGCTCTTCTGTCGGGGCGAATAGCTCCCATGCGAAGTCGTTGGTGTGAATTGTCTCTCATGCGACGTCGTTGGTTGTAATAGCTCTCATGCGACATCTGTGTTGGAAAAAATAGCTCCCATGCGACACTGCTGTCTAATCAAAAGACACATGTTTAAAACTCGAATCAGGTGAGCGGGACCCACAGCGTGGGACCCACTAACTTATCCAACTCAGCGTTGGTCAGGTGAGCGGGACCCACAGCGTGGGACCCACTAACTTATCCAGGTCAGCATTGGTACAAGAGGACACGCCGTGCCCCGAGCCGTGCAGCACCCGAGCccatcctccccccccccccccgaccgttgttgttcttcttctccggcgacgacGCGCAGCAACGCCGTTCCGGGCCGCGACCTAGCAATGTCGAGCTCCGCTTTAGCCTCCCGCCGCGCTATGGCACAGTGCCCATGACAAGGTGCCCTGCATGCCCACGTATCGCACCCCTGAAGCGGCTAGTCACAACGACCGACAAGAATGGCAACCTTGGGCGGGAATTCGTGAAATGCGAGAGCAAACCAGAGCAGGGAAAGGTGAGATTTTACTTCTCAATATGCCAATTTTGGTTTTTGTCTCCCAATTTCATATTTGCCCATTTTTCATCGGATTTGGGATTTAGGGTTCATCTTTCCGATTTCAGAAATTGAAGCAATGCACCCATTTTGAGTGGCTAGATGAGTACATAGAGCGGATTCAACTGGAGGGTGCATCAGGGGAGCTCGATTTACCATTGGAGGCGGAGAAGTTGGGCAAGTTTGGATCGGGCGCGTCTGGATCTGGGGCCTCTGGATCTAGCAATTCCATTGGGGGCGCCCATTCCATTGGTGCTACTGTGGGGGATGCAGGAGTGATGGCAGAGCTGAAGAAGCTGAACAAGCAGATGAAGAAACTCATCGAATTGCAGAAGCAGGGCAATTTGATGGGGCTGATGGCCGGACTTTTTTTATGTCTGTGTAATTGCTCTCCAATTTGTTTATGTGATGATAATTAGTCGTAAGTGAATAGATTGGGCATCATTTGTAATCGTAATGATATGGATATTTGAATAAAAGTGTTGCGTTGTAGGAATTCGGCATGTCTTCTCCACTCTGTTTCGGCCCCGTTTTTTCAGTTCTTCAGTTCGTCATCAGTTTCAGTTTCAGTGGTAGAgggagaaaagaaaaaaaagaggttCGTCCACAGTTGCCCGAAAAGGCCAGGCCCATATAGAAGTTAGGCAGGGCCGAATAGAACATACCCAGGCCCATTGATAAAAGAAGTGTAGCTAGTGCAAAAAAAAGTGCACACGGTCATTGACATCGATATATCTTTTCGGCTTTAGGTTATTTCACAAATTTTAAGTTTCCTGCAGTCATCTTTTTTGAGATAACTCATCTGATAATTATTTGAGCTATTTTTATGCATAAGCTATCGTGTCCGATGGTAGGGTCCCGTGTTGTTTCGGCTAAAACAAAAGGTTGGTTCTAGTTAGCTGTCTAACTTGCAGTCTTTGTAAACCAAAAAAGTTGCAATTGTTTGGTTCTAGTTTATTTCAACCAAGCAtcttttttaaatttttttatttGTGCTATGGTGTTTTCAAAGTTTTTACTCGTGTGTTTCAACCGAAAAAGGTTGTGCCCCTCTCAAAAAAAGAAGACATCTAGTGTGCCCCTAGTAGCATCTCCTTACAACATAGAGGGGCATCCCCTTACAACATATAGTGCATAAAACATAAAAGGAAGATAATTAACTAGACACGTGCTAACAACAACttatatgattggatcatgttttagTGCATTTTTTAGTTCACATGGCCACATAAATAAAATGCAATGGAGAAACTTTAGGCCCGAAAAAACATTAATAGATAGCACGATAGAGGGGCATCGGGTACCCTAGTAGCATAGATAGATAGAACATATAGAGGGGCATCCCCTTACAACATATAGTTCATAAAACATGAaaggaaaataattaaaactagATAGATAGAAGACACGGGCACACACGCCCGAACCAACACAAACACAAGCTAGATAGATAGATAGAAAGACTCGCACTCGAACAACTCCTTGGCCCCTCCTCCTTAGCCGGCGCCCCTCACTCGTCGTTCTCCGGCATCTGGTAGGGGAGGGTGTGCATGCCGTTGGGGTGAGGGAAGATGTGGTGGaagttggtgaagatgttgtagGTCGTGAACGCGATAAACTCGCATCCACACCAGAACACCTCGCCGAGGAGGTGGTGAGCGTCATGGGGGTTGGTGAAGGTGACATAGAGGCCGATGACGAAGCCGTTGGCGTTGCCATCATACTGCTCGTGGAGGTGGAACATAGGCAGAGTGCCCGGAGGGAGGTGGCGGTAGCCGGCTTGGAGGAAGAAGCGAGCCAGCTCTCTAGGGCCCCTCCACCTTGAGATGGCCCACACCCTCAGGCTATTCTCGACGATGACTCCGGCCGGGTACTCCCTCTCCGGCACGGTGCGAGGGCGACGGTAGGTAGGGCCGTTGAACTGCATGGTGGCTCGAGTGGTGGATTTGGCTCGAAAAGAAGAAGCGGGGGAGGCTTGAGAGATGAGTGTGAGAGGGATGAGGAAATGGTGCCCTTTTATAGCCGCATTGCAGCCGAGGTCAATGTGTACACGGTGCCTTCTCGGTCGTTTTCTCTTCTCTGTTCGTACTGGCATAAGTAATTGCGGGCATTAATTCAAAAACGGCGGGCAGAGCATCCAAAGAGGCACGGGCGGCACAGGCGAGATGCATCGTTTCGTGCACTTACATCGGCGGTGACGCCGCGTGGGAAACAGGCCCGTTCATCCGCGCGTGACACTGAAAAAGGAGCTGCACCACCGACGCGTCCGTCCCGTGTCTCAGGTTCAAACATGCATTTGTTAAAATAGCTTAGATGCGACGTACCTATACGCTGCGCCCCTGCCGCTGCTTTACTGTGTCGATGCGTGCATGCAAGCCCGCATGCAAATGGCTAGGTTGTGTCACAGCGTTCACGAGCACAGAATAGCTAGGCTGCGACGTTGCATGGCATGCATGGGACAGggatggcccacatgtcattgaccgTCTCGCATGCAGCCCATCCCCCCCTCTCGACGGCCGTGCGCACGCACGCCAGGCTCTGCCGGGCCCGATCCGCTCGGCCCAACGGTCACTGAGATGCTCCCCCGCTCAACGTTATCTGTTCGTCAGAGAGAAAAAACGGTGGCCAATCAGATTGAAGAATCAGGGCTCCCACGGATCGCCCCCGCGGAATCCTTCTAGAAGGCCTATCCGACGGCCGCAGTTTGGCGTTAGGGTTAGATCGACGATGGACATTTGGCGCTAGGGTTACATGGGTTTTGGAGGCAGTCAACGGGGTTTTGAAAGGTTTGACCGAACATTCAAATGTGTATAACTAATTCAAAAAAAACTAAGAAATGAAAAACATGCGCATATAGTCTTGTTATGTTACATAGTTATGATATAAAATGATAAACTTGATCTAATGATCTTTGCATGAAAAAACCTTCACAAATTGGACTATCTCGACTGAGGTTGCATAGAGTTCAAAGGAGTGAGAAGAGGGTTTGAGGTTTTGAAAATGCAAAAAATCAAAAACCTCACCTTAGCTTCATTTTGGAGTGACTAAGGAGGAACTGAAGTTATTTTTGCATTTTAATTTTTTAAACTTGTTTTATTGCTGACTTTGTATTAAAGGGTGttttttcaaaaataaattaataatatgAATACTTATTCAAAAAAAGGTGAGACTTCGTATTGATCCTATATAGGTATAATATAAGCTAAGAAAATCTTTTTTTGTGATTTTGAGAAGGTCGAAAAAAACTTGCTTAGAAATGGGGTCGTTTTCCCTTACTTTGGAGCCTGTTTGGACAACATTTTCAGTGACTATGAGTTGGACTTCACAAAAAGGGTTGGATTTATGAACTAAAGTGCATAGTAGTACATAAAACAATGCAACATCACAGAACAAACAAATGAACTCCAAAAATATTGGAGATAGGTTCAAATTTGAATGtcggttcaaatttgaattttatttcaAGTCAAATCAACATCATAGCACATAAGTTTTCACATGAAAGAACATAAGTTTTCACATCAAATGACAACAAACATAAGTTTTCACATCAAATTTGAATGATTTCGACTCtatttcttttgcttctttctacCACTCGATTTCTTCTCCTTTTTTCCACCGTTTGGTTCCACGGCGCATAGTTTGTTGATGCTGATGCTCTTGCTTTTTGGCCCCTTGGTTTTCTTGCCAACTCCACTAGGCCCCCTCAACTTTTGCCCCTCACCATGTCCCACTTCTTCAGTTTGCACTTCTGCAGCTTGAGTAGATGGCACACATTGTTCAACTACTTCAGTTTGCAACTCAACACTTGGCAGCACAACCTCCAAACATGGCAACACAGCTGTCAAAGCAGACTCGCATGGCAGCACAACAGTTGCTTCATCTGCAACAGTTTCAGATTGCCCTAGCGCCTGCAAAACAGATTCAGTATGCATCACATCGTCCAAAACAGAAACACTTAGCTCATGTTCAGCAGTAACAGTTTCAGTTTGCTCCATATCTTTGTCACCAAACATTATCTGCTTAGTGCTCTTCCTTCTAAAGCCATTGAGTCTTGCTTTTTTCACCGGCCAGCACTATTCAACAACAAGAGGTGGGGCTTTTTCTGCACGCTTCCTCCTAAAAAATAAAGCATTTCACTTGGTTAGATACTAGAACAAGTAGCAAAATCAAAAACTTGCAAAAACAGTAACATAAACATACTTTGGCCTCTGAGGAGTGTAGATGCATTTGGATGAACCAACTCTGTGCCCAAGTACCTCACACAACTTGCACCTATTTTTGTTACCTTTTTGAGCCCTTTTGGGCTTATCattcttttccttttcctttttcccCTTCTTACTACAACCACCTTTCTCAAACCAAGCTTTGAATCTGCTCTGTTTTGGCCTCCCAGCCTTTCTTCTAGTGACAGGGGGACACAAGGTAAATTCTATTTCCACCTTAGGCCACTGAGATTGGTCAGTCAGTGCAGGAATTGGACTTGCATATGCAGCTTTGAATTTTTGTACTGAATAATACTCATGCAAATATGGGTGCATATTTAACCTGGGTTTAGATGCCAAAAAAAGTATGGAATGCTCACATGGTTTTCCAGTGTGTTGCCACTCTTGGCAAGTGCACTCATGCAACTCAGTATTTACCACATGCCTCTTGCCACTCTTTGTATCTCTAACTTCAGCACCCCACAAGGAAGATTTCTCAACAGATAGATGTGAAAGATTTCTACTCCTGTTGACCACCTGTTGTGCCACTGCTGGAAGCTTGTCCCcttccaaaatattagcaatTTTTCCTCTCAACTCCCAGAAACGCATGATCATGATCCTTATTTGGTCCACCATGTCATGCACAGGCAAGTCTTTGTTGTTAAAACTTTCTGCCAAGTTGTTATTGATATGATCACATTTTATGGCAGTATTAAAACCTGATCTATACCACAACAGAGAATGGTGTGTGTTCAACCATGAAGCAAATTCATTATCACTACATGATGCCAATATCTTACCAAGGTGATAGGAATGTGTCTGTCTGGTGTAGGATCTTGCTGCTGGCCACATGCGCCCAAATTCATCTCCTCTGAATTTTTTTATCAGATTCATCCACATATGTCCAAAGCACTCCCTCTGCTCAGCATGGGGGAAAACATTTTTTTACTGCATTTTCCAACCCTTTACATGCATCTGTGTGGATGGCCAAAGGAGAAACTGGCCCTATGCATCTTTTCAGTTGCATCATGAACCATATCCATGATGCCTCTGTCTCTGATTGAAACATTCCTATTGCAATTGGGAACATCCAGTTGTGTCCATCTAGAGCATTGCATGCAGCCAACTGACCATTCCACTTTCCAGTCAAAAAAGATGAGTCTATGCTCAAATATGGACGACAACCTGCTTTGAATCCATCTATGCAAGGCTTCAAACACATAAAAAACTTGCTGAATAAAACCTTGCCATCCTCTGTTACCTATGTATCTATCTCCACCACACTTCCAGGTGATCTCTTCTCCACCTCTGCTTTAAAACTATACAACATCCTAAATGTATTTGCCCAGTCACCATACAATGATTTCATGGCCCTTTGTTTTGCTTTCCACACTGTGGTATATTGCAGCTGGATGGGGTACAGCTTCTCCAAGTCAACTTTAAGCCTCTTTGCAGTAGTGTTTGGAGTCTTGGCTAAAATAGGAGTAATCTTCTCTGTAACCCAAAGCTGTGATGTCATCTTTGAAACTCTCTGTAAAGTGGTCATACATGTATGCTGGTGTGGTATTTGATTTACCCTTACTGTACTTCCATCAGGTTGTAGTCTGGCAGACAAGTACCATTTGCAAGGATTGCCACCACCATCATAACCTTTGCACCGAGCATAAAATTTATTTCGATCAGTCCACATAGTCTTGGCATCAAACTCTTTTTTCACTGCATAGGTCCTGAAAGACATCCTAAACTCCTTCATGCTTGGCCACAACTTTCCCACCTCAATAACTGGGTTCTCTTTGTCATACAAACAAACCAGCTCATTATCATCTGCATCATCCACATCATCTGCAGCCTCTCTCAtcagctcttcttcatcctcattTGCATTTCTAGGGCATGTGTTACCATCAGCAGGCAAAGAACTGTCATCCTTCTCCTTATCTTTGTCATCAACTTGAATGCCAAACATTTCGGCCATATCAATGTCAGATATTGGTGTAATGACCAAATCTGTTTTTTCATTCAACTCTACTACATTCCAGTCAACAACAATCTTCCTAGCACCATGGGTTCCCTCCTCTCCATCTACATCAATCCCTGTATCTTCAGCTACTACAGTCGGTTCAGTCAACAATGCCAACATCTTCTTTTGTGAAACCCACTCATTATCTTCCACCTGTGCAGCCATCTTTGATGGCACATAACCAACTCTGGAATGAGTTTGCAGATCAATTAGCTCAGCATAAAATGTTACTTGTTTGCTTGCCCACCCTTCTTGCTGATCAATTTCAGCAACCATGGATTCTCCATCTTCAATTCTCACATATTCACCATTATAGTTATCGAAACGTTGCAGAGATACCTCTTGTTCTGGACCCCAAACAATACTCTCCCCAATTCTCTCCACCAAACTGCCCACGGCCTTCTCCTTCATGCTCTCCAATTCCTGGGGATCAACATCTGCAAATTCGACATCCAACCTCACGGTGGTATCTCTATCAATGTCTTGGACACTGCCATCACTGAGCTTGGCTTTACAGGGAAAAAGTTTCACTATAATTGCGAATGTGGTGGCTGAACCTGAACCTCCCCTCTTTTGTCAATGGCAGGCAGCCGCAGCAGTGTAAGCGACAGTCACTACCAAATCGAGTTCGATAACAGCTAAAATAGAAAAGAGGGCGGCATTACCGATTTGAAGCACTGTCTCCTCGCTCCATCTCATTCAGCCCCCGCGCTCCTATCCAATCGAGATTCTAAAACGCCAAGAAACAGGGGCAGCATGAGGCCACAAATTTATCCAAAATTCTGGGGAATGGGACTAGAGTTTGGAAAATACTCACTCGCAATAGCCGCTGCCGAGAAAGGCACTCCACCACCGGGCGGGCCGCGGAGAAGAAACAGCCCCCGGATCCAATCGAGATTCTAAATCGCCAAGAAACAGAGGGGCAGCATGAGGCCACAGATCCCCCAAAATTCTGGGAAGTGGGACTAGGGTTTCGGGCTCACTCGCAACAGCTCTGCCGCTACCGAGAAATGCGCTCCACCACCGCGGAGAAGAAATCGCTGCCGGAGAAGATGCTTACGGCGGCGCCGCTCGCCCAGTCCAGCACGGGCGAGTCAAGCACGGTCACACAGTCACCGGTCGAGTCGTGGACGGTTGACTCTTGACTACGTGGCCCTAGGTGGACCTCACCAGTCAGAGCACATAACCCCCGGTGTCCTAACCAAACCTCAGCCTAACTAACAGCCAACTAGCCGCGTAAACGGGTTGTCTTGCTTGAGCTATTTCTGCGCTGGGAGACGTCGCATGAGAGCCATTACAACCAACGACGTCGCATGAGAGACAATTCAACTCAAAGATGTCGCATGGGAGCTATTTGCCCCTTCTGTCGCCGGCTGCGTGGGTTGGAGAGGATTGGGATGCTTCGGATGAGAATCTGCCCGGCTTTGTTGGTGCCGACGACGCGTCGCCTGTGGGCGTTGTTCTCCTCGCTGGAGGGTCATTGTGGAGCTCTCCCCCCTTCTCCACCCCGAGTCATGTCCTTCGTGCGAAAGCCCAAGACTCCGTTGGAGTCGGGCGACGGCGTCGCTTCAACGTCGCTCCCCCCTTGAGGGCGTTGCCTTGAAGGTCATGGTCTCCTACGCGCCTCCCCAAGGGCTGGACGAGCACAACATCGCGGTCGGCAGGTGCTCGACCGGCGGTGTGAGGTTGGTGTGGCGTTGCGACGTGTGTGACAACGACTATGGTGGCGAGCAAAGCCGAGTCGCGGCATGTCCTTCTGATGCCGACAGTCCGGTGCGTCAATGGGGGCGTCTATGCTGATTTCTGGCTGTGACAGAGAAGTTGAAGCTGTGGGCGGCGGGGCCACTGCGGCAACAATGACTCCATGAGGACGGTGTTTAGTAGGCGGTGCTCTCCGGATGTTGCGCTGGACTAGGTCGGTGCGAGGCTTGCAACTTTCTTTGTGAAACTCGTTAGCAAAATCGAAGATGCCTTGTTCTCGATGCTTTGGTCGACTGTTTGGCGTTTGTGGCCAGGTCGTCcgcgtgtcccccttgtggggtTTGTAATCTAGGTTTTCGCCCGGTTTTTCTCTAATTAACCGGGCAACTCTTTTCTTCTTAATCAATGAAAATGGTAAATCTTTTGCCTCTTTAAAAAAAACAAGTTCATCACCAGGTTATgaaaaaaattctgtttttgccATGACCTGAAGGGATACAGTTATTAAGTTGCCATATACTTATGTATCAAATGAAAAATGCCATGTTGACTGCTTGAAATTTGAAAAGCCACTAGTTGTACCTCATATAATCCCTGCTGTGCTAAAATCAACTGGTGACAAAGGCCGTGTTGATTGCTCAACTCAACTGATGAaaaaaaaataaacagaaaaaagCTTCAGAAGAGAGCATGTTGAAGAAATCCTGTTGTGCTAAAAATGGCGACGCCGATCCCCAGCCTCCTCCCAGTGCCCCTAGCCGAGAAAGAACTCCTCCTCGCCCCCTCATCGAGGCCCGCCTCCCCCCGCGGCGGCCACCCGCACGCTTCTCGAAAGCA
The Aegilops tauschii subsp. strangulata cultivar AL8/78 chromosome 3, Aet v6.0, whole genome shotgun sequence genome window above contains:
- the LOC109756004 gene encoding GABA transporter 1, with product MSPATARGGAQEDYQPGEAGVDKDGGAKEGKGTWRHAAFHVATTIATPAAYAPLPFALASLGWPLGVCCLVIGTLVTWCSSLAVASLWQWNGEKHTSYRLLAQSIFGPWGYWYVSFFQQVASVGNNIAIQIAAGSSLKAVYKHYYAADHGAMTLQHFILLFGMLELFLSQLPDIHSLRWVNATCTASTIGFAGTAIGVTIYDGYRIDRNDVGYSLQGSTATKVFRGFNALGTIAFSFGDAMLPEIQSTVREPATTNMYKGVSTAYTLIVVSYWTLAFSGYWAFGSGVQPYILSSLTVPRWAIVMANIFAVVQITGCFQIYCRPTYAHFEERIQAKNMAYRAWLWRLMYTSAYMATITLVAAAMPFFGDFVSVCGAVGFTPLDFVLPALAFLKAGKLPKNLGLRRTVKALCCAVAVLFSAIGVLACIGAIRAIVLDVKTYKFFHDM
- the LOC141020926 gene encoding uncharacterized protein, which produces MRWSEETVLQIGSATTFAIIVKLFPCKAKLSDGSVQDIDRDTTVRLDVEFADVDPQELESMKEKAVGSLVERIGESIVWGPEQEVSLQRFDNYNGEYVRIEDGESMVAEIDQQEGWASKQVTFYAELIDLQTHSRVGYVPSKMAAQVEDNEWVSQKKMLALLTEPTVVAEDTGIDVDGEEGTHGARKIVVDWNVVELNEKTDLVITPISDIDMAEMFGIQVDDKDKEKDDSSLPADGNTCPRNANEDEEELMREAADDVDDADDNELVCLYDKENPVIEVGKLWPSMKEFRMSFRTYAVKKEFDAKTMWTDRNKFYARCKGYDGGGNPCKWYLSARLQPDGSTVRVNQIPHQHTCMTTLQRVSKMTSQLWVTEKITPILAKTPNTTAKRLKVDLEKLYPIQLQYTTVWKAKQRAMKSLYGDWANTFRMLYSFKAEVEKRSPGSVVEIDT